A segment of the Ptychodera flava strain L36383 unplaced genomic scaffold, AS_Pfla_20210202 Scaffold_28__1_contigs__length_4768798_pilon, whole genome shotgun sequence genome:
ATCAGCCATCAGCAGAGGACAGTGAGGGATACTTGGAACACAATGGACAAATatgcattgaaaatgttgatgggGATGATGAAACTATACCTGCTTCCAGGCCCTTTCTGTTTGATTTTATGAATGGAAGCGCCAGTCAAGATGACAGAGCTGTAGAATATGATGGCGTGCAAGGTAATCTGGATGACCGACTGAAAACACGGCAAGATGGAAGTGTATTGGCGTGTGAAGAGTGCGGCAAAACTTTCAGTGTCCGGGAGAATTTGAGGAGACATGTGAAGATTCACCTGAATATGCGTCCATTTGTGTGTTTGCAGTGCGGCAAATCCTTCACTGAGAACCACTCTCTGAAGAGGCACATGAAACTTCACTCTGACACCCGGCCACACGTCTGCGAAGAGTGCGGCAAGTCGTTCACGGAACCCTTCTACCTGCGAAGCCACATGAGCACCCACAGGAGTGACCGACCGTACCTGTGCTATCAGTGCGGCAAAGCATTCAAACTGCGGGTCCACCTTCAGGTGCACCTGAAGATCCACACCGGCGAGAAGCCGTACGAGTGCAAAGTGTGCGGCAAAGCGTTCCGCGAGAACGGCAGTTTAACAAAGCACACCAGGATGCACACAAAGGAAAAGCCGTATCTGTGTAATCGGTGCGGGAAAGCATTTTCTCAGTCCAATCATTTGAGGtcgcatatgttgacccacACCAACGAGAGACCACACGCGTGCCAAGAATGCGGCAAAACATTCAATGAAAAGAGCACTCTCAAGAACCATTTGAGAACTCACTCAAACGAAAGACCGTTTGCGTGCAAAGAGTGCGGCAAAACGTTTTCCCGCAGCAGTTGCCTTCAGAAGCACATCCATATCCACTCCGACGACAAACCCTTCGAGTGCAGCTTTTGCGGCAGATTCTTCCGGGAAAAGTGGCTCTTACTTCAGCACCAACGGACGCACAAAAACGAAAGGCCGTACGTCTGCACGGAGTGTGGCAAAAGCTACACGGTGCAAGCCAGCCTGAAACGGCACATGCGACTTCACGTGGACGGTAAGCCGTATCAGTGCGATGAGTGCGGCAGACACTTCTCTGAGCAGTGGATTCTGACCCAGCATAAACGAGTACACACAAATGAGCGGCGGTATGTCTGCAAGGTGTGCGGCCGAAGTTACATAGCGCACGGCAGCCTCGTCACGCACATGGAGAGCCACTCAAAGGAAAAGGGACAACCCAGGAAGCAGCAAGATGGTGAAACTCTGATTCTCCATTTTGATGATAGTGCACAACAAGATGAAGGTATGGATTCCGCAGAACAAACTCCAAACCGTTACTCAG
Coding sequences within it:
- the LOC139127084 gene encoding zinc finger protein ZFP2-like; the encoded protein is MLPNRGIKLSVDADCNFISVEKYDSIQYGLPENSMHHQYDYEQNRADVTNISDLDCQEIFQEVRTVGMLDIFGTLFQVSCEKIIQQYEDDTLSDSDVTFIVQKLVQNSQVSVEYQPSAEDSEGYLEHNGQICIENVDGDDETIPASRPFLFDFMNGSASQDDRAVEYDGVQGNLDDRLKTRQDGSVLACEECGKTFSVRENLRRHVKIHLNMRPFVCLQCGKSFTENHSLKRHMKLHSDTRPHVCEECGKSFTEPFYLRSHMSTHRSDRPYLCYQCGKAFKLRVHLQVHLKIHTGEKPYECKVCGKAFRENGSLTKHTRMHTKEKPYLCNRCGKAFSQSNHLRSHMLTHTNERPHACQECGKTFNEKSTLKNHLRTHSNERPFACKECGKTFSRSSCLQKHIHIHSDDKPFECSFCGRFFREKWLLLQHQRTHKNERPYVCTECGKSYTVQASLKRHMRLHVDGKPYQCDECGRHFSEQWILTQHKRVHTNERRYVCKVCGRSYIAHGSLVTHMESHSKEKGQPRKQQDGETLILHFDDSAQQDEGMDSAEQTPNRYSEENSYVRSQQKDGVNFSGETQSSPLNNPMITQISQLEIWVQKNRHTAPVLRNSLQSGRTKACFQKNISLAHRSTNPVMSQTNQMGIWVQKNNHSAPVLRNSL